One segment of Schistocerca cancellata isolate TAMUIC-IGC-003103 chromosome 2, iqSchCanc2.1, whole genome shotgun sequence DNA contains the following:
- the LOC126161480 gene encoding uncharacterized protein LOC126161480 isoform X1: MKEVNDRAVLPCFPAAGCDVTQLRPIKAAEDRCHVIRSSLQTVREAAVYNEMKAYLLVILLIGAAACMASAATTGCSCPQCIIFDPICASSYKNGRRGFSSGCHMRCYNRCYGTDYYQISKGSKCI, translated from the exons ATGAAGGAGGTCAATGATAGAGCGGTGCTTCCCTGCTTCcctgctgctggctgtgacgtcacgcaACTGCGTCCTATAAAAGCAGCAGAGGATCGTTGCCACGTTATCAGAAGCTCGCTTCAGACTGTCCGAGAAGCTGCAGTCTACAACGAGATGAAGGCCTACCTGCTGGTTATCCTGCTTATCG GCGCTGCAGCTTGCATGGCGAGTGCGGCGACCACCGGCTGCTCGTGTCCGCAGTGCATCATCTTCGACCCCATCTGCGCCAGCAGCTACAAGAACGGCCGTCGCGGCTTCAGCAGCGGCTGCCACATGCGCTGCTACAACCGATGCTATGGCACGG